Genomic segment of Streptomyces alboniger:
CGGGTCCGGGCGGTACTCCAATCGCCGGACGTCGTGGCCGCGTTGCGGGAGCTGCACGCCGCCGAGGAGCGTGAGCCCGACGAGCGCGGCCTGTACCGGCTGCTCGGCGAGCACGGTCTGCTCGGCGTCGACTGGCCCCGCCGCTACGGCGGGCAGGGCCGCACCGCCGCCCACGCGGCCGTCGCCGTGGAGGAGATGATGCGGGCGGGCGTCCCGGACACGCTGTTCGTCAACGGCGTCCAGACCGTCGGGAAGCTTCTGCTCCTCGCCGGCAGCGAGGAGCAGAAGCGGCGGGTGCTGCCGGGCCTGGCGGCCGGCCGGTGTTTCGCGAGCGTGCTGTACACCGAGCCCGGGGTCGGCTCCGATCTGAGCGCCCTGACGACCCGTGCCGTCGCGGTGGAGGGCGGTCACCGCATCGACGGCGTCAAGGTGTTCAACCTCAAGAGCGGCATCACGGATCTCGGCCTGTGCGCGGCCCGCACCTCGTCCGAGGGCTCGCGGTACGAGGGCCTCACACTGTTCCTCGTAGACATGCGCGCCCCGGGCGTACGCGTACAGCGCCTGGACACGATGGCCGACGAGCAGTTCCACCGGGTCGGCCTCGAAGGCGTTCTCGTCACCGACGCCGATGTCGTCGGCGCCGTCGGCGACGGCTGGGCGCTGCTCGCCGAGGCCCTGCCACTGGAACGCACGGGTTTCGACTTCGCGCTGCGCGCCGAGCGGTGGTACGAGGCGGGCTGCGCCGGGCTCACCTCGGCGGACGGCGGCCCGGACGGTCCGGCGGCCGCACCCTGGCTGGCCGACGTGGGCCGGCACGGAGCCGCCACCGCGGCGGCCCGCCTGCTGGCCTGGCGCTGCGTCGGATCGGTCGGCGCCGAAGGGCTCGACGAACTCCGGACGTCCACCGCCAAGTGGTACGCGAGCGAGCAGGCCGCCGCCGTGGCCCGCTGGGCCGCGACCCGCCACGGCCCGGACGCCCCACCGGAACTGGCCGCGCTGCTGGACAGCGCCTACCGGGAGGCCCCGGGCCTGACGCTCTCCGGCGGCACGTCGGAGATGATGCTCCAGACGATGTCCGGCTTCCTGCTCGCCGCCGAGTCGGCGGACCCGTACGCCGCGGAGGTGGAGTGACATGCGGCTCGAAAGCGACGACGTACAGCGCGACCTGGCGTCGGCCGTACGCGCGGGCCTTGCCCCCGCGGCAGACCCGGGCGGCGCGCTCGATCCGGCCGACGTCCACGCCTGCCTTACCGACCTGGACCTGTATGCGCTCGAACTGCCGGACACAGCAGCGGGACTGGCCTACGGGCTGAGCCACGTGGTGCCGGTGTGCGAGGAGTTGGGCCGCTGGGTCGCCCCCGACTCCTACCGCGCGGCCGCGCTGCTCGCCGACGTGATTCAGTCGGCCGAGCCGAGAGGCGACGGTCATCCGGCGCCCGGCAGCGCGGAGTTGCTTGCCGGCATCGCGGCGGGCAAGGTCACGGCGGGGCTGGCGTCCGGGGACGGGGTCACGGTCACAGCGGCCCCCGGCGGCCTGCGGATCAGTGGTGACTGCGCCCTGTCGCAGCCACCGCCGGACGCCTCCTTCCACGTCGTACCGGCACGCCACACCCGGGGGACCGTGTTCGCCGCGGTGGCCGTCGACTCTCCCGGCGTGACGTGTGCGGCCACCCGGCGCGAAGGGATCCTGCGGCTGAGTCTGAAGGACGTCGCTCCCCTCGCGCTCTCCGCGCCCGCGCACGACACCGGCGGTGTCCCTTCACCGCTGCTCGTACGCGCCCGCGTCCGGCAGGCCGCCCATCTGCTCGGCCTGGCGGCGGGCGCGCACCGGCTCGCCGTCGGGCGGGCCGCCCGACGGCGGCAGTTCGGCCGGAGCATCGGCGAGAACCAGGCCGTCGCGTTCCCCCTGGCCGAGCAGTTCGCCCATCTGGAGGCCGTGCGCCTCCTGATCGGCGAAGCCGCCTGGGACGCCGACGGGGGGCGCCCGGCGGCCGTCGCCGCCACCCAGTCGCTCGCTTACGCGGCGGAACTGGCGCTGCGCGTCACCGCCCACGCGGTGCACGTCCACGGCGCGGCCGGAATCACGGGGGAGTACGCTGTCCAGCGGTACTACCGGGCCGCCGCCGTGGAGGCGACCCGATGGGGCGCCCCGGCCGCGCTGTGGCAGGAGGCGGGGAGGCTGCGCCTACGGTGACGGCCGCCGCGCCTGCGGCAACGGCCGCTCTGCCTCCGGTGACGGCCGCTCCGACCGCGGTTCTGGCAGGGTGACCCTGGTGCCCGGCCCTTCGCCGGTCACCGCCTTCAACGGGTGCGCCGCCCCTCCATCGGAGATCCATACGCTGGGCACCCCCGCTAGCAGGGCCTCGCGCGCCGCGACCAGCTTGATGGTCATGCCGCCCTGCACCCAGGAAGGGGCCGGTTCACCCGGCTGCGGCAGCCGGTAGGCGGCCAGCGCGCTGGCCGGGTCGGTGGGGTCGGTGAGCACCCCGGGGGCCCCGGTGAGGAAGAGCAGGCTGTCGGCCCGCAGCGCCGCCGCGACGGCTGCCGCGGCACGGTCGGCGTTGACGTTGACCGGTTCGCCGTCCTCGGCCAGTGCCGGTGGCGACACCACCGGCACCACGCCCGCGGCGAGCAAGTCGTGCAGCAGGGCGGCGTCGACGCCGACGATCCGGCCGCTGCGGTCGTCCCGTACGACAGTGAGTCGTCCCTCCACGACCGCCCGTACGGCCTTCTTGCGGCGGGCCCGCAGCAGACCGGAGTCGAGGCCGGTCAGCCCCACGGCGCGGACGCCGTGCCGGTCAAGGGCCCGGAGCAGCGTGGGCTTGACGCGGCCCGCCAGGGCCAGGGTGAGGACGTCGAGGGTGGCCGCGTCGGTGTAGCGGGTGACGACGCCGTCGGGTGCGGTGAGATACCGCAGTTCCACGCCGAGTTGCTCCGCGAGGCGGCTCATCTCGGCGGAACCGCCGTGGACGAGGACCACACGCCGCCCCGCCGCCCTCAGCCGGGCGACGTCCTCGCAGAGCCGGTCGACGTCGAGAGCCCCGCTGCCGCCGCACTTGACGACCACCGTCTCCGGAGTGCCGTCGGCCCGGTCCCCGCTCACAGCGGGTGCAGCCCGGGGAATTCGAGCCCAAGGCGCTCCGGCCAGCCCTGCCTGATGTTGACGCACTGCACGGCGTTGCCCGCCGCCCCCTTCACCAGGTTGTCGAGCGCCGCGACGGCGACGACCTGGCCGCGGTCCGCGTCGAGGGCGAAGCCCACGTCGCAGAAGTTGGACCCGCTGAGGATCTTCGGCTCGGGCAGCCGGTACAGGCCGCGCCGCTGCGCCACCACGCGGACGAACGGCTCTGCGCCGTAGCAGTCGCGGTAGACCCGGCGCAGCTCCGGCTCGCGCAGCTCGGCCGTGAGGGTGGCCCGGCACAGCACCTGGGCTCCTCGTACGGCCTCGACGCCGGTGGCGCTCATGCTGACGGTCAGCCCGGTGGCCTGTGCCACCTCCGCCTCGTGCCGGTGGCCGGCCGGCGCGAACACCCGCATGGCGCCGCTGCGTTCGGCGTGCAGGTTCATCGGCCCGGCCCCCGAACCCGAGCCGCTGGACCCGATCCGGCCGTCCACCGATACCCGATCCTCGACCAGGCCTGCGGCGGCCAGCGGGTACAGGGCCAGGATGGCGGCGGTCGCCATGCAACCGGGCACGCTGATCCGGTCGGCGCCCGCCAGATCCTTGCGGTACCGCTCGGGCCAGCCGGTGACGAACTCCGGCAGCAGCTCCGGGGCCGTGTGCGCGGTGCCGTAGTACCGCTCGTACACCTCGGGGTCGGTCAGCCGGAAGTCGGCGCTGAGGTCGACCAGGCAACCGGCCCGGCCGGCCCATCGCGGGACCATCGCCATGGTCTCGCGGTGCGGTGTGGCCAGGAACAGCACATCGCAGTCCGGCGCGTCGTCCGGTCCGACGAAGGCGAGGTCCGTCAGGGCCCGGAGGTTGGGGTGCACTCCGTCGAGGCGTCTGCCCGCCATGCCGCGCGAGACCGGCGCGACCAGCTCCAGGTGGGGGTGGCCGAGCAGGATGCGGCACAGCTCCCCGCCGATGTAGCCGCTCGCGCCGACGATGCCCGCCCGGATCACGCCCCGGGTCTCACTCACCCCAGTCCTCTTCGACCTCCGGCGCGAGCGCCAGCAGAACGGGGTCGAGCCCGAGGATCTCCAGTTCGCTGAGGCACCCCGGACACTCGACGATCTCGTTCTGCCGGGGCGTGGCGTCGAGCTTGACGTCGCTCTCGCAGCTCGGGCACACGGCTGTAGACATGTCACCTTCTCCTTGTGTTGTGGTGGTCCGCGCGTGGTTCGTACGCGTCGGGCCGCGCGCTGTACGCGTCGGTCCGCGTGGGTTTGAGCAGGGTCAGCGCCTCCGTCACGACGCGGTCCACCGTCACGCCGCCGTCCTCCAGCAGATCGCGCTCGTCCCCGACGGTGTCGAGGTAGCGGTCCTCGACGCCCACCCGCCGTACCCGGCAGGGGTGTTCGGAGGCCACCACCTCGCTCACGGCACCGCCGAGCCCGCCCACCACGAGGTGGTCCTCGACGGTGACGATGCCCGCGGTCTCGCGCGCCGCGCGCAGCAGCGGGGCGCGGTCGAGCGGCTTGATGGTGTGCATGTTCACGACCCGCGCCGACACCCCCCGCTCGGCGAGCACGTCGCGCGCGGTGAGCGCGTAGTGGACCGGCAGCGCTCCGGTCGCGACCACCAGCAGGTCGTCCCCGTCGCCCAGTTGGACGGAGGCGCCGATGGTGAAGTCGTACGGCTCCTGGTAGACGCGGGGGGTCGCGTTGCGGCCGAGACGGATGTACACCGGGCCGGGGTGGTGAGCGGCGGCCCGTACCGCGAGGGCCGTCTCACCGGCGTCGGCCGGCACGAGGACGGTCAGGTGCGGCAGGGTCCGGACGATGGCCAGGTCCTGGAGGGCGTGGTGCGAGGGGCCGTAGTGGCCCGCGGAGAGACCGCCGTGGGTGGCGACCACCTTGACCGGCAGGTTGTTCCCGGCCACGTCCAGCTTGAGCTGCTCACAGGCGCGGGTGGTGGCGAACGTACTCATCGTGTGGGCGAACGGGATGAGTCCCGAGGCCGCGAGCCCGGCGGACATGCCGAACAGGTTGGCCTCCGCGATCCCGACGTTCGCGTACTGGGCCGGGAGTTCGGCGGCGAACCCGTCCTCGAAGCCGCCCGTGTCGGAGTCCACGCAGAAGATCCGGTCGTCGGCCCTGGCCAGCTCAAGGAGCGTACGCCGGTGGGCGTCCCTGGCCGAGCCCGTGTACAGCTCCGCCCAGTCGCTCCCGCTGGGGACGCTCTCCTCCGTCGCCGTCATGTCTGGTTCCTCCGCCGTGCGCGCAGGCCGGCCGTCGCCCGCTCGTGCAGGCGGGGCGTGAGCCGGACGTAGTGGCTCTTCTTGCGGTCCTCGAAGAGGGGCACGCCGCGGCCTTTCACGGTCTTGGCGATGACGACGGTGGGGCGGCCCGGCGTGCGGGGCAGCGCGCCGAACAGCGCCCGCAGCGCCGCCAGGTCGTGGCCGTCGACTTCGGCCACCGACCAGCCGAAGCTGCGCCAGCGGTCGGCGAGCGGCTCCAGGCCCACGGATTCCTCCGTGCGGCCGCTGATCTGCCAGCCATTGCGGTCGACCACGGCGGTGAGGTTGCCGAGGCCGAGGTGGGCCGCGGACATGATCGCCTCCCAGTTGGAGCCCTCCTGTAGTTCACCGTCGCCGAGCAGGACGAACGCCCGGTTGTCGCGGCCGGTGCGGGACGCGGCCAGCGCCACACCGCCGGCGAGGGACAGCCCGTGGCCGAGGGAGCCGGTCGGGAACTCCACGCCGGGCAGGCGGCGCAGTGGGTGCCCGGCCAGCCGGCTGTGCCGCTGCCCATAGGTGCGGCACTCCTCCGGCGGGAAGTAGCCGTGCTCGGCGAGGACGGCGTAGAGCGCCGCGGCGGCGTGCCCCTTGCTGAGCACGAACCAGTCACGGCCCGGCCACCGCGGCTCGTCGGGCCGCACGCGCAGTACGGATCCGTAGAGCACGGTGAGGATGTCGACGGCGGACAGGCTGCCGCCGACGTGGGTGCCGTGCTCGGTGGCCCCCATCGCGAGGATGTGCTCGCGGGCCCGGTACGCGCGTTCGGCCAGCTCTTCGATGCTGACGTCCTCGTGCGTCATGCGGGTGCCGCCTCGGTGCCGGCCTCGCGCCACTTCGGCCGGTACGTCATCGACCGGGCGGCGGGCACCAGCGTGTCCAGCTGCTCCCACACCTTCTCGAAGGCGTCCGCGCAGCGCGTAAGGACCGGGCCCGCGGCGGGGTTGAGGTGCCAGCGCTGCATCGTCAGGGAGTCCTCGATCACGGCCAGGGTGGTGGGGTGGTCCTGCGGGCGGTAGGGCTGGTCGGGGAAGGCGTCACGAAGCGCGGGCTGGGCGGGCAGGGGCAGCGACTGGTAGGGCCGGACCGGCACGCCCTCGGCGCGCAGCGCCCGCTGGAGCACGGTGCGCAGGGCGCCGGGGGTGACCTCCGGGCAGCCGGCCTCGCGGGGGTCGAAGCGCAGGCGCAGCTGGAACCAGGCGTGGGTGCGGTCCTCGGGGCAGTGCGGCGTCACGATTCCGTCGAGTGCCGCGAGCCGGCCGAGGAAGCGGCGTACATTCCGGTCGCGCTGCTCGTGCCGCTCGGCGAGCCGGGCGAGCTGGCAGCGGGTGAAGGCGGCCTGGACGCTGCTGAGCTTGGCGTTGCCCGCGATCACCTGCGAGAGGTAGCCGCGTTCGCCGCGCCCGGTCAGGTCCTCGCCGAACTGCCTGCGCAGTACGACGCGTTCGTGGATCGCCGGGTCGTCGGTGGTGAGGAGCCCGCCCTCGCCGCTCGTGGGCAGGTTCTTGGAGGCGTTGAGGCTGAACGCCGCCACGTCACCGAGCGCGCCCGCCTGCCGGCCGCGATAGGTCGCGCCGTGCGCCTGCGCCGCGTCCTCGACGAGTACGAGGCCGTGCCGATCGGCGAGGGTACGCAGCGCGTCCATGTCGCAGGGCAGGCCGTGCAGGTGAACGGCGAGGATCGCCTGCGTGCGCGGGGTGATCGCGGCAGCGGCGGCGGCCGGGTCGATGGTGTAGGTGAGCGGGTCGATGTCCACGAACACCGGGACGAGCCCGCGCATGACGGGCGCCGACGCGGTGGCGATGAAGGAGAGGGCGGGTACGAGGATTTCGGCGCCCGGTTCCAGGCCGGTCGCGGCCAGCGCCAGTTCGATGGCCGCGGTGCCCGAGGAGAGGGCAGCGCAGTGGCCCACCCCGGTGTAGCGCGCCCACTCCTCTTCCAGGAGTTGCACCTCGCCGCGTTCCACGGAGGTGAAGCGGCCGCTGTCGAGGACGGCGAGCACCGCCTCGCGCTCGGCGTTCGTGACGATCGGCCAGGCGGTGGCGGGAGAGGTGCCCGCGTCGGCGTCCACCGTGCGGGCTCCGCCGAACATGGCCAGCCGTGATATGCCCATCAGTTCCTCACCAGTTGCTGTACCAGATAGTCCACGTAGCGGCCGGGCAGATCCACGTCGAGCGCTTCCGAGGCGCCGCGGAACTGGGGCGTGTGATTGACCTCGTTGACCAGGAGCCGCCCCTCGGCGTCCTCCAGGAGGTCGATTCCATAGACGCCGGGGCCGATCGCGGCGGCCGTGGCCGTCAGGAGGCCCTCCAGCTCCGCGGTGAGCGGGCAGGGCAGGGTGCGTGCGTCACGTGCGGTGTTGGTGCGCCAGGACGTGGAGGTGCGGTACACCGCGCCCACCACTTCGGTGCCGAACACCAGCCCTCTGATGTCCCGCCCGGGTTTGTCGACGTACTCCTGGATGTAGGTGATGCGCTGCTGCGGGTCGGGCAGGGCCGCACGCAGTTCGAGGACGGCCTCGGCCGCGTCGTGGTCGGCGAGCCGGGCGACCTGGCGACCCCAGGATCCGGTCAGGGGCTTGACGACCGCCGGGTATCCGAAGCCGTCGAGGGCGTCGAGCGCCGCCGCCGGTGTCGGCGTGACCATGCAGCGCGGTACGGGCAGTCCGGCCGCCCGCAGGGTCAGCGTGGTGAGCAGTTTGTCGCCGCACAGCGCGATCGCCGCGGCGCTGTTGACCACGGTCACGCCCGCGTGTTCGAGGACGCGTGCCGTCGTCAGGTTCCTGTGGTGGGACACCTCCCGGGCGACCGCCGTGGACCAGGGCGCCGTCAGGTCATCGAGCCGGAAGACCGCGCTCCGCGGATCGAGTACGTGGTACGGGATCCGGCGGCGGTCCAGCTCGTCCAGGATGCGCTTCTCCTCGTACGCGATGCGCGACGCGATCACGGCGAGCCCCGGCGGCAGGTCGGGCGGCAGGTCCGGCGCGCCGTCCCTGGGCAGGCTCACGGGGTCGCCCCCGGCCCGGATCCCGCGGCTGCCCCGCGGGTACGCCCCTCGGTGGCGGCCAGGGCCGCGGCCAGCTCCTCGACGGCGGTCGTCAGGACGTCGATCGCCGTGAGGTACTCGGTGAGGTCCACGTGCTCCTCGTCCGTGTGGTCCAGGCGGGAATCCCCCGGGCCGTACGCGGCGATCGGCACGTCCCAGTGCGGGCCGACGACGTTCATGTCGGCGGTGCCGAGCTTGACCTTGGCGGTCGGTGCCCCGACATGCCGTCGGATTCCCTCGCGCAGGGCGGCTACGACGGGGTCGGTGCGGGGCGAGCGTACCGCCGGCAGGCTCTCGGCCACGGTGAGCGGGTCCGGCCCGGCCAACTCGCGCAGCCAGTCCAGGAATCCGTCGCGGTCGAAGCCGACCGGGATGCGGCAGGAGATCTCGACCCTGGCGCGCCGCACGTCGCCGTGGAGCGCGACCAGCGCGGGGATGGCCCGGTCGAAGGCGGGACGTGACGCGTCGCCCTCGGCGAGGTGTCGGCGCACCGCCTGCCAGTGGTCCGCCGCAACCTCCACGGCCTTCGGCGCGGGTGAGCTGGTGTGCGCCCCGGGACGGGAGATGTCGACGGCGAAGCGGATGATGCCCTTGTATCCCAGCACCACATTGCCCACGCCGCTCGGCTCGCCGATGACGACCGCGTCCGGCCGCACGACACCGCGCAGATGGCGCGCGCCGGGCGAGGACCCCTCCTCGCCGACGGCTCCGACCACCATCAGGTGGGCGTCGCAGCGGGCCGAGGCCCTCAGCGCCGCCCACACCATCGTGGCGAGCGGGCCCTTGGCGTCGACCGCGCCGCGGCCGTACAGCTTCCCCGCGTCCTCGTACACCTTCAGGTCGCCGGGGACCGTGTCGATGTGGCCCAAGAGCAGGATGAGCGGCGCGCCGGGCGTGCCCAGCTCACCGACCGCGTTGCCGACGGCGTCCCGGTGTGCACGGAAGCCCAACGCGCTCATGGCGTCGACCAGTTGGGCGACGAGCGCGCCCTCTTCGCCGGTGACCGACGGAGTCTCCACCATGAGCCGGAGCAGCTCTGTCTCGTCGAGCTCGTCGAGTACGCCCACGCCTCAGCTCCGAACCGCGTACGCGCACCGACCCGGATGGTCGCCCATTCGATTCTTCCCCCGTGTCGTCCGCGCCCGGAACCCGCGATACCCCTACCCCCAGGACTCCACTGTCTGCCGCGACGCTAGATGCGTACCACCGAATCGGTCAAGACATGATCGCTCCCGGTCTCGGTCAACTGCCGTCCTGCACAGGTCAGAAGAGCCGTCAGCGAGCATGGCACTCGTGGGCCTCGCGGCCCAGGACGGCTGAACACACCCCGCCGATCGGCGCCATCATCATCCCGAAGGCGGTGACGACGCTGAAACGGGGGCGGATCTGGTATGCGGTGGGTGTTCCGGTGGATCGTAAGGGGCTCGGGCGAGACGCGGGCCCTGGATGTGTATGACGTCGCGTTCCTGGCGGGCGGGGCCCAGCGGGTGGTGGACAGCGCGGTCATCGCGCTCAACCGGCGCGGGCTGCTCGTGGTGCACGCCTCGCAGGTGCGCACGGTGGCTGGGGAGCAACCCCTGCATGCGGTCGAGCGCGCCGTGGTCGCCTTCTGCGGGCACACCAAGAGCATCGACACCGTACGCGCCGGCCTGCAACGCTCCCCGGAGGTTGAAGAGATCGGCCGCGGGCTTGCTACGTGGGGCCTGGTGGCGGGCGCGGACCGTCAGGTGACCCGTACGGGCCGGCGACACCTCCAGCAGGCCGCGCGCGACCCGA
This window contains:
- the argC gene encoding N-acetyl-gamma-glutamyl-phosphate reductase; protein product: MIRAGIVGASGYIGGELCRILLGHPHLELVAPVSRGMAGRRLDGVHPNLRALTDLAFVGPDDAPDCDVLFLATPHRETMAMVPRWAGRAGCLVDLSADFRLTDPEVYERYYGTAHTAPELLPEFVTGWPERYRKDLAGADRISVPGCMATAAILALYPLAAAGLVEDRVSVDGRIGSSGSGSGAGPMNLHAERSGAMRVFAPAGHRHEAEVAQATGLTVSMSATGVEAVRGAQVLCRATLTAELREPELRRVYRDCYGAEPFVRVVAQRRGLYRLPEPKILSGSNFCDVGFALDADRGQVVAVAALDNLVKGAAGNAVQCVNIRQGWPERLGLEFPGLHPL
- a CDS encoding transketolase encodes the protein MTHEDVSIEELAERAYRAREHILAMGATEHGTHVGGSLSAVDILTVLYGSVLRVRPDEPRWPGRDWFVLSKGHAAAALYAVLAEHGYFPPEECRTYGQRHSRLAGHPLRRLPGVEFPTGSLGHGLSLAGGVALAASRTGRDNRAFVLLGDGELQEGSNWEAIMSAAHLGLGNLTAVVDRNGWQISGRTEESVGLEPLADRWRSFGWSVAEVDGHDLAALRALFGALPRTPGRPTVVIAKTVKGRGVPLFEDRKKSHYVRLTPRLHERATAGLRARRRNQT
- a CDS encoding M20/M25/M40 family metallo-hydrolase, producing MGVLDELDETELLRLMVETPSVTGEEGALVAQLVDAMSALGFRAHRDAVGNAVGELGTPGAPLILLLGHIDTVPGDLKVYEDAGKLYGRGAVDAKGPLATMVWAALRASARCDAHLMVVGAVGEEGSSPGARHLRGVVRPDAVVIGEPSGVGNVVLGYKGIIRFAVDISRPGAHTSSPAPKAVEVAADHWQAVRRHLAEGDASRPAFDRAIPALVALHGDVRRARVEISCRIPVGFDRDGFLDWLRELAGPDPLTVAESLPAVRSPRTDPVVAALREGIRRHVGAPTAKVKLGTADMNVVGPHWDVPIAAYGPGDSRLDHTDEEHVDLTEYLTAIDVLTTAVEELAAALAATEGRTRGAAAGSGPGATP
- a CDS encoding DegT/DnrJ/EryC1/StrS family aminotransferase translates to MGISRLAMFGGARTVDADAGTSPATAWPIVTNAEREAVLAVLDSGRFTSVERGEVQLLEEEWARYTGVGHCAALSSGTAAIELALAATGLEPGAEILVPALSFIATASAPVMRGLVPVFVDIDPLTYTIDPAAAAAAITPRTQAILAVHLHGLPCDMDALRTLADRHGLVLVEDAAQAHGATYRGRQAGALGDVAAFSLNASKNLPTSGEGGLLTTDDPAIHERVVLRRQFGEDLTGRGERGYLSQVIAGNAKLSSVQAAFTRCQLARLAERHEQRDRNVRRFLGRLAALDGIVTPHCPEDRTHAWFQLRLRFDPREAGCPEVTPGALRTVLQRALRAEGVPVRPYQSLPLPAQPALRDAFPDQPYRPQDHPTTLAVIEDSLTMQRWHLNPAAGPVLTRCADAFEKVWEQLDTLVPAARSMTYRPKWREAGTEAAPA
- a CDS encoding [LysW]-aminoadipate kinase; the protein is MSGDRADGTPETVVVKCGGSGALDVDRLCEDVARLRAAGRRVVLVHGGSAEMSRLAEQLGVELRYLTAPDGVVTRYTDAATLDVLTLALAGRVKPTLLRALDRHGVRAVGLTGLDSGLLRARRKKAVRAVVEGRLTVVRDDRSGRIVGVDAALLHDLLAAGVVPVVSPPALAEDGEPVNVNADRAAAAVAAALRADSLLFLTGAPGVLTDPTDPASALAAYRLPQPGEPAPSWVQGGMTIKLVAAREALLAGVPSVWISDGGAAHPLKAVTGEGPGTRVTLPEPRSERPSPEAERPLPQARRPSP
- a CDS encoding RimK family alpha-L-glutamate ligase, whose amino-acid sequence is MSLPRDGAPDLPPDLPPGLAVIASRIAYEEKRILDELDRRRIPYHVLDPRSAVFRLDDLTAPWSTAVAREVSHHRNLTTARVLEHAGVTVVNSAAAIALCGDKLLTTLTLRAAGLPVPRCMVTPTPAAALDALDGFGYPAVVKPLTGSWGRQVARLADHDAAEAVLELRAALPDPQQRITYIQEYVDKPGRDIRGLVFGTEVVGAVYRTSTSWRTNTARDARTLPCPLTAELEGLLTATAAAIGPGVYGIDLLEDAEGRLLVNEVNHTPQFRGASEALDVDLPGRYVDYLVQQLVRN
- a CDS encoding acyl-CoA dehydrogenase family protein, with the protein product MDFGHTADETRFRDRVRAVLQSPDVVAALRELHAAEEREPDERGLYRLLGEHGLLGVDWPRRYGGQGRTAAHAAVAVEEMMRAGVPDTLFVNGVQTVGKLLLLAGSEEQKRRVLPGLAAGRCFASVLYTEPGVGSDLSALTTRAVAVEGGHRIDGVKVFNLKSGITDLGLCAARTSSEGSRYEGLTLFLVDMRAPGVRVQRLDTMADEQFHRVGLEGVLVTDADVVGAVGDGWALLAEALPLERTGFDFALRAERWYEAGCAGLTSADGGPDGPAAAPWLADVGRHGAATAAARLLAWRCVGSVGAEGLDELRTSTAKWYASEQAAAVARWAATRHGPDAPPELAALLDSAYREAPGLTLSGGTSEMMLQTMSGFLLAAESADPYAAEVE
- a CDS encoding acyl-CoA dehydrogenase family protein, with the protein product MRLESDDVQRDLASAVRAGLAPAADPGGALDPADVHACLTDLDLYALELPDTAAGLAYGLSHVVPVCEELGRWVAPDSYRAAALLADVIQSAEPRGDGHPAPGSAELLAGIAAGKVTAGLASGDGVTVTAAPGGLRISGDCALSQPPPDASFHVVPARHTRGTVFAAVAVDSPGVTCAATRREGILRLSLKDVAPLALSAPAHDTGGVPSPLLVRARVRQAAHLLGLAAGAHRLAVGRAARRRQFGRSIGENQAVAFPLAEQFAHLEAVRLLIGEAAWDADGGRPAAVAATQSLAYAAELALRVTAHAVHVHGAAGITGEYAVQRYYRAAAVEATRWGAPAALWQEAGRLRLR
- a CDS encoding lysine biosynthesis protein LysW — encoded protein: MSTAVCPSCESDVKLDATPRQNEIVECPGCLSELEILGLDPVLLALAPEVEEDWGE
- a CDS encoding transketolase family protein, giving the protein MTATEESVPSGSDWAELYTGSARDAHRRTLLELARADDRIFCVDSDTGGFEDGFAAELPAQYANVGIAEANLFGMSAGLAASGLIPFAHTMSTFATTRACEQLKLDVAGNNLPVKVVATHGGLSAGHYGPSHHALQDLAIVRTLPHLTVLVPADAGETALAVRAAAHHPGPVYIRLGRNATPRVYQEPYDFTIGASVQLGDGDDLLVVATGALPVHYALTARDVLAERGVSARVVNMHTIKPLDRAPLLRAARETAGIVTVEDHLVVGGLGGAVSEVVASEHPCRVRRVGVEDRYLDTVGDERDLLEDGGVTVDRVVTEALTLLKPTRTDAYSARPDAYEPRADHHNTRRR
- a CDS encoding TIGR04222 domain-containing membrane protein; its protein translation is MFRWIVRGSGETRALDVYDVAFLAGGAQRVVDSAVIALNRRGLLVVHASQVRTVAGEQPLHAVERAVVAFCGHTKSIDTVRAGLQRSPEVEEIGRGLATWGLVAGADRQVTRTGRRHLQQAARDPNMPAYVLGGAAGLLDATVRGPGGRAQAVPPRYGPTPRRSGQGPRSERRFSRVDGDSGPHFDGGGGGGGGGGGGGGGGGGGGGGGGE